From Cytophagia bacterium CHB2:
CTGGACGATTCGTTGCCGGGCCGTTCGTATGGCGGCTTCAAACACAATTATCAATCTCTCCGCGTTGTCGATCTCCTCGAACAAAAATATGATTTCCCCGGGCTTAATCTCACCGCCGCGGTGCGTGAGGGCATTCTCAAACACACGCGGTTGAAGCGCGGCCAATATGCTTACCCTGATTTTAACACCAACGGTTTGGCTTTCGAGCGGGAGGTTGCGACCACGCTGGAAGGCCAGGTCGTTGCGGTTGCCGATGAAGTGGCGCAACGCACGCATGATTTCGAAGACGGTTTGCGCGCCGGCCTGGTTTCACTGGAGGAAATTCAAACCCTCGAAATTGTGCGGCGCGTGGAGCATAGCGAAAACCTCGGCGAGCAGCGGCGCAACAATCATTATCTGTATGACAATCGTTTAATCAACGGTTTGATTCATCTGCTGGTCAGCGATCTCATTTCCGAAGGCCTGCGCCGCTTGCAAACCTTTGTGCGCGAACCTGCGGGCTGCCCCCGGTTTGACGAAGAAATCATTCGTTTCAGCGCCGGCGTCGATGTGATGCAAAACGAATTAAACAAGTTTATTTATCAACGCATCATTTTCCGTCCGGAAGTGCGCTATGCCGATGAAGAAGCGCGCGAAATGCTGCGCGCCCTTTTCCGGCTGTATTTGCAGGATGCCAGCTTGATTCCGGCAACCGCCCAGCTTTTTGCCGCTATGCCGCACAATCATGCGCCGGCGGAGCGTGCGCGTGCCATTGCCGACTTCATTGCCGGCATGACGGATAATTTTGCCATTGCCGAATTCCATCGCTTGCGCGAACTCGGCCTGCCCGTGCCGGAAGTTGATTTGTATGCCTTGCGCCGCGGACGAAGAGGCAAGCCGCCTCTCGCGCCATCATGATCCTCCGGATTAAAGAACCCCACGGTTTTTAATTCGTTGGGTTTTTCAATCCGCTGGAGAATTTTTTAAAGTTTGACACCGTCCCGTGCGACGAATTTCGAAATTTCAACTTGTCTGAAAATTGGCGCAGACAATTGCGATTCTAGTACACGGCCGCCTTGTAAAACCTCTCAACCTTGTCATCTCAGAAGGGATCCTGTGAAGTTTTTAGCTATACTTCACAGGATCCCTGGATGACATTTCATAAGAAATCACTCCTGCAAATTAGGGTAACGCATACTGTAGTATCGTCCGGGTGCGCCGCAATTCCTGGTTTTCTGCAGATATTCCTTCCTCGCATGCCATGTTATTTTGAATGTAACTAACAGCTAACAAAATCCGCAGCGCCTAGCGTTGGTATCTATTTACTGCTGAGCAGATTGCGTGTTAAAGCAGGCGTTGATGATTTTTTCGAACCGGCATGAATGTTTGGCGATTTTACATCAATATTGCAGGGCTTTCACTTTTGTTAAGCCTGGCAGCATTTGGGTCTGTGTTTGCTCAAGCAAACACAGAGTCCGTGATTGAAATGCGAAATGCCTTTCAACAATTAAACTATGCTGCGGCAAAAAAGGCCGGTGAACAAGCGTTGCAGAGCTGGCAGCATTTGACGCCGCAGCAAGTGATTGAAGTGCATCAAGTGCTTGGCGTTATTGCTTATAGTGAAGGTGATTTTTTTGAATCCAAAGCGCAATTCGAGCAGGCGTTGTCGCTCGAGCCGAATCTCAAATTGGATTCGCTGTATGTCTCGCCGAAGATTCATCAATTTTTGGCGGAGTTGAAAAACAACCTGGCGATGGGCAACGGGCATAATCATGTCAGCCAGCGTTATCTCGTCGTGCCGGATCCCCGGCCGCAAGCTGCGCTGCGCTCCCTGCTCATTCCGGGGTTGGGACAGATGTATAAAAACCAAAAATCGCAGGGCCGCATTTTGATGGCGGCGGCGGGCGCGGGCCTCGTCGCGACTGCCGCCCTGCACTTGCGCCGGGAAAAAGCGCGCGAGAATTATTTATCCGCAGCAACGATTGCAAAAGCGGAAGCCACGTATCGGCGCTATAACACGCTCAATCGTGCGCGCAATCTTTCCGCCGTGCTCACGAGCGGCATTTGGATTTATTCTTTTTTTGATGCGCTGACCTCGTTGCCGGAGCAACCTCGCCCGGCAGTGGGGGGCGTGCCGTTACCGGAAACAGGGACTGTTGCCGTCGGCTTGAGTTGGCAGATCAGTTTTTGAACTGAGAAATCTCATTACAACCACTGGGAAAGTTTTTCCCACAATATTTGGCTCAGACACACCTCGCCAACAGCAGTTCCTCCGGTAAGACAAAACAATTCAAGCAACTAACCGATTACATCATTGTCGCGTTTCGGCCAGGCCTTATGGCACCGCCTTTGCGTAAGATTGCGCTGTCAACGTGTGATGAAATCATCAATGCACACGCTCTCTGCTCATGTTGTGCTTGACGATAGATGGATGGAGTCAAGAAATTCGAATAACGGACGGACTCCCATCATGATTCAGGACGAAGATGCTACAGGAAACCACGATATGAAAATCTCGATGTTCAAGAAATTTGCTGTTATTTTGATTGTGCTCTTGTTGGCGGCCGGCAGCCAGGCTGTCCCGCCTGGCGGAACGTTCGACACCAAAACCAAAATCCGCATCGAAAAACACGGCATTTGGGTGGAATCAGAAATTTCGCCGCAGGCGCTGTTGACGGCGTTGCCGGCCCTCGATCAAAATGCGGATTATCGCCTCGATGAGGCCGAGCTTTCCGATAACAGCAATGCGATTCTGCGATATTATGCAACCTATGTAAAGCTCGAATCCGAAGCGCGCCCCCTGGCGGCGGACAGCACCTACTTTGCATTCCGCTCACCCGCTTCTCCCGATGCCGTGCCCGACCGCTTTTTTATTTATCATTGGTACGCCGTGCTGCGCCATCCCGAACGTTTGAAAATTTCCAATCAGTTGTTCACGGAATTGCCTTCCGCCCAGACGGCGCGGCATCACGGCGCGTTAATCAGCCGTGAAAATGTTTTGAATTTTAAGTTCCCCGGCGCTGTCGAGGACGAGAAGCCGGTCGCTGCGGCAAGCGCGGCGGTGTTGTTCGAAATCTCCTCAGACGGCCGTGCGAAGCTGGTTTCGCCCGACAATAAAGTCGCACAAGCCGGCTATGTCTGGGTCGGTGTCGGCCTGGGCGGGTTGCTGCTGTTGCGTCTGGCTTCCGCCGCGCGTGCGCGTTGGGGACGCAAAGAGCAGCTCGAAGTGGTTGAAGAAGAAGAGGAGGAGATGGAAGAGAGTCCCGTGTACAGTTGATGCCACCTCTCATGTGAAACTGGCAGCCGCCAGTTCATGTTTTGACTATGGGTGGAATGCGGACAATGGTCGCCGCAAATCGGCGCGCCGGCCAGGAAGGGCTTTCGCGCAGTTGTGCCGCGCCACAGTAGTGCAGTGCCGACATTCTGATTGCAATATCAAAAGCCCCGAGCATGCGGTTGATGCCCGGGGCTTTTGATTTGGAACGGTTGGTTTCAGAGAGCGCCTTCTGCGGGTTTTTGTTGGCGCTAGCGCATCAATATCATTTTTTTCTTCGCCCAGAAATTGCCAGCCTGCAATTCATACAGATAAACGCCGGATGCAACGTGCTTGCCGAGGTTATCTTTGCCGTCCCAATTCAATTTGAATCGTCCGGCTACTTGCTGCGCATCGATCAACGTTCGCACCAGTTGCCCGGCCAAATTGTAAACCTCGATTTTGATTCGACCCGCTCTGAAATAGTCATTTGAGATTTTGAACGATCCGTTGAGTGATTGTTTTGAAAATGATGTTTCCAAGTTGTTACGTTGACTCAACGACCAAAGAAGGAAACCTTTAAGAACTCGAAGTACTCCCATTGTGGAGGCGCCAAGGTAATTCCTAATTATCCAAAGGCGCCGCAAATTTCTACACCATTGTTCCCTCAAATAAAATCTGCGATTCGAATAAATATAACGACAACAGTCTTCAATTTGTCTTCGCGCCGCATTGTAGCGCATTCAACTCGCGTTCGATTTGTCCATCATCTTCATCTTTTGCCAGCCATCGAAAGCAATCAAATCTCCAGCACCGATTACTTCCTTCTTTTTCTGATATCTCAATGTAATCCAGAAACCAGCCCGGCTTCTTTTTGGAGCTATCGTGCCGGATACGCAATTTTTCAAACTCTCCTAAATATTTTGTGCGAAATGCGAATATATCCGTATTATTTCTCTCGAAATTATTTTCCGCATTATCCAATTGAAATTCATCGCTCTTCCCATTTTTTCCCCACAGTATAACATAAACTTTCGCATCCGTTCCCGCGTCCTCTATGCTGCCAGTTTTTACCCTAATTTCATAGGCCATTGACTCTGGAGCTCTTGGACGGATAACGATGCCCAGAATTTTGCTGTTGGCTTCGTCGGTTTCGCTAACTTGTAGATTCACATCTGCAATGGCCTCGGTTTGAAATGGCCCGCTATTGTTGTAGATGAATTCAAACGCAAGTGAACTCGACTGTTGAGCATGCAGGCCGGAAACCGGCTTGGTTAACCCCGCGTGCCCAGGGTAAGGCCGCCACATAACAACGAAACTTCCAGCGGGGCCCGGGCCCGCGTTTTCAACGACAACGCTCGCTCGCATTGTTTGGTTAACTTCGGCTTCTGGTGGATCAAAAGTGATATCTCTTATCCACAAATCTGCTTTTACTGGAGGAACAACATTGATGGTAAGCGAACTCGTGTTGTTGGCTTCATTCGATTCATCCACAGCGTTTTGCGCATCAACGGTCGCTTCAGAAGCAAACGCGCCAGTGTTGGAATAGGCAAATTCAAATGCAACTGTCTTTGACTCTTCACTACTCAATTCCGAAATGTCCTGCGAGAAACCTGGATGGCTCTCGAACGGCCTCCAACGCACTGAAAATCTTGCGGCAGATTTTTTGCCTAGATTTTGCACGGTGAGATTAGCTTTCACATTCTTTTGCGGTTCAGGTGACGGAGGTGAAACGCTAAAGTTGGTGATTACCAGGTCTGGCTTCTGGTTTCCTGGTTTTATCCATGGAGGACACGCCGTTAAGCACAGCGACGCAATTACTGCAAAGGTAATTTGGGTCTTCATGTCTTTTCTCTTTAGGTTTAGGATCAGAGACTGCATTGTCTTTGAAAGCTTTGAGAGATCGATGAGAGTGAAGCGGCGAGGAATCTTATTAAAAGTCAGATTCCCCGCTGCCGTAAGGGCTGCCATCCTATTCCGACCAGCAAAACAACGAATTTTCAGGTCCCCTCGGATGGAACCGGACAAATGGATTCGAGAGCTGCAATAACTGTTTCCAATGCTTTGCATGCCTGCTTGAGCCCAGGCACAAACTTTAGCTTACAGACAATTGACTGCACGGTTTTGAGTACCGGCATAACCTTTCTGACATGCCCACAAACGTCAAGCCCCATAGCTTGGAACGATTCTTTTTCCAAAGCCTTGACCTGGTCTAGAGCTTTGTCTCCTAGGGTATCGAGTTTCTCGAATTCCGCTGCGTCAACATTAAATTGTGTGGTCATAAAAGTACCTCCGATCTTTGGGTTAATAAGATAGAAAATAGATTGATTGAAC
This genomic window contains:
- a CDS encoding T9SS type A sorting domain-containing protein; the encoded protein is MRYNAARRQIEDCCRYIYSNRRFYLREQWCRNLRRLWIIRNYLGASTMGVLRVLKGFLLWSLSQRNNLETSFSKQSLNGSFKISNDYFRAGRIKIEVYNLAGQLVRTLIDAQQVAGRFKLNWDGKDNLGKHVASGVYLYELQAGNFWAKKKMILMR
- the dgt gene encoding dNTP triphosphohydrolase, which gives rise to MTYRIRTTADWLRLEEQWLAPYARRNREAHATRLHPEPEHEYRVAFQRDRDRLVHARAFRRLKHKRQVFLITEGDHFRTRMTHTLEVAQISRTIARALALNEDLVEAIALGHDLGHTPFGHLGEKVLDDILQGRDTLDDSLPGRSYGGFKHNYQSLRVVDLLEQKYDFPGLNLTAAVREGILKHTRLKRGQYAYPDFNTNGLAFEREVATTLEGQVVAVADEVAQRTHDFEDGLRAGLVSLEEIQTLEIVRRVEHSENLGEQRRNNHYLYDNRLINGLIHLLVSDLISEGLRRLQTFVREPAGCPRFDEEIIRFSAGVDVMQNELNKFIYQRIIFRPEVRYADEEAREMLRALFRLYLQDASLIPATAQLFAAMPHNHAPAERARAIADFIAGMTDNFAIAEFHRLRELGLPVPEVDLYALRRGRRGKPPLAPS